The Erigeron canadensis isolate Cc75 chromosome 1, C_canadensis_v1, whole genome shotgun sequence genome segment AACCGGGTCGGGTTTATCTCGGGTCGCAGCAAAAAGGAGCCCCGCACGGGCCCCAGTTTTTCGAGTCCGCAGGTCGCGCGTACACGCATTGGTTCAGAGAATTTTGACCCAGAAACCCGTTTTCTGCACCCCCCCCCCTGCGCGCGGGTAGGAGCCagagtaaaacacaacacaagatcttgacatagcttagaaacctccacttataaactagtaaaagtttatatcccacaccaatgtgggacaaagcttttccaactccaacttatgcaccaaacacacaactttgagactcgatatctcattcacctttaacccaatttggacgcatcttagtttgttacgtagccttggccagagactacaaaacccactaaacggttcgcaatatatgtcacacgactatatatttattgatgtccaaagtggtggaaaaatgcactttttcccaACAATATCACTACGTACCGATGGAATGCAATTGATTCCTGATAGAAATTTTACAGCAGGTCAGGGAATATACAAAAAATGGCTTCATATATGGGACAGAACCTCTAATGAGCTAGCCAGCTTTTGTACCAAATTCTCATCCGTAATTGAGTCAAATACAATTAATGAAATATATGCTGATGGCCTTACATTCTTCCTTGCTGAGAATAATTCAGTTGTAACATTTGGTGGAGCTAGCCCTGGGTCTTCCggttaataataatatgttggaatatgatcacgttataataaacgcatgtccggaaatCATTTAAGCCTATGGGgttacacaaaatgacacgtGAAGCCCTGGCTCTTCCGGTCAATAATAATACCTATACAAATTTAAATTCATTTGTTGCAGTGGAGTTTGATACTTTCACGAACAAAATCTGGGATCCATTTAGAGCTTTCTCCAAAAGATCACCATGCAGGAATCAATAGTAACTCGCTGATATCTTCCATTTACAAGAAATGGTCGATCAATATAACTAGAAAAGCACACTGTCAAGCTAGCGTAACGTATGATTCTGTGTCGAAAAACCTTAGTGTTTTTGTCACTGACGATGTATATGGTGTAATTGACCTTAATTACATCATTCATCTAAGGAAAGAACTGCTCAAATGGGTTATTTTTGGGTTTTCAGCAGGAGGCCGTCAACGGTTTGAGAAAGTTACAGTTACATCATGGAGTTTTAATAGTACAAATCTACAGGTTGATGAAAGAATGGCACCACCACCAGGCCCTGGCCCGAAAAAAGGGGCAACAGGTCAAAAGGTAGGATTTATAGTTGGATTAGCTGTTGTACTTTCATTTTCCACTATCATTGTGTGTTATTATTTATGGAGGAGGAACAAACACAGAAGACATGAAATGGGATATGATGCGGATATGAACAAAGATTTCGAACATgccactggaccaaaaagattcTCTTATAACGAAATTCTTCGGGCAGTGGCGGAACCAGGATCGTAGGtgttgaaaaggaaaaagattGCAGGATCAGAATTCTTCATCATTTCCATAATAAGAAGATTGCTATCATTAATTCATAGTTATCATCTAGTAATTTACAGCCAATAGTTTCCTTCTTTAGTTTATCAACTCATGTATAAATCTCGATCTAGTGGCCATTGTAAGATTCAATTCAAGCAATACAAAACACACAATTCTCATATTTTGTTTATCATGGTTTCAAAGCCAACAAAGTTTTCGGTCTCATCATTTActtattaaacacaaaaaaaaatcattcaaaaCCCAAGCTACCATGGCAGACGAGACCTACCATGGTAGACGAGACCGACAGCTCGGGATTAGAACTCGTCACCTAAATAGCCAATACAAAACATTTTGTATTGGCTATCAGATAGCCAATACAAAGCTAACCGAGTATCCCACTACAAAAGATTTGTGGGATGCATTGTCGGTTACGTATAGCAGCGGCAAAGATAAGCTCCAAGCTTTCACCCTTCATGTCAAGGCCAATGAACTCAAACAAGATAGCAAATCTCTTGAAGATTTCTGGATAGCTTTGCAAGGCGTGTGGGGTGAGATTGATCGAATCGATCCGAATCCCATGAAGTGTCCCGATGACATCAAAGTGTATGCAAAAATCAGATCTGACCAAAAGTTGTTCCAATTCTTAAGCGGCTTGGATCAGAAATATGAACCCATTAAACGAGTGATCCTTCAGATCGACCCACTACCCTCCGTCGAAACCGCCTATGCCTCTATACACAAGGAAACCGCTCACCAGAAAATTCTGGGAGCAACTAGCATTCAACCACAGGGCATAGGTTCCTGTATGTTCGCCAGAGAAACCAAAGCAATCGGCTGCGCATCGAAGGAATACCGCCAGACTGATGGGAAGAAGAAGTGGGCAATCAAAGACGACAAATCTGATCTTGTTTGTGAAAAGTGTGGCAAATCAAAACACACCAAAGATCGGTGTTTCGAAATAGTGGGGTATCCGGATTGGTGGACGGGTCCCAAGAAAAACATCACCCCCGTTAATAAAGAAACTAATAAAAGTTAAGGTGGCCGGAAATCGGAAGGAGGCTTCGTCGGAATTATGGGGGCCGCGATGGAGATGAGGAAGGTTTTTGGTAGAAGGTAACAGGTAACGTGAGAGAATATCTCACACATACCCACTTTCCTTTTCTTATCCATATTCTAAACCTTTTCCtattttaacaaatattttacCTTATATAAAAAAGGGAGGGTCGGCTATGAAAAAAAGAGGGTCAAACTTTATGGCCCAACAGAATGAAGCAGTGGCCCAACGTAATGGAACAACTTTTGTGGCCCAACAGAATGGGTCAAAGTCTCACACAGCCCAGAACACTAATGGATCGTGGATATTTGATTGTGGAGTAACCGATACAATGACGTATGATTTGACTGATTTCACCGAAACATCAAAACCCAAGAAAACACACATCGAAGTTGCAAACAAAGCAAAAGAATATGTGAAAACCGGTGGAACAATTGAAATCTCTCCGAAAATTAAATTGTCTAACTGCCTTTATGTTCCGTCTTTGTCACATAAACTTTTGTCAATAAGTCATGTGACTAAAGAATTGAACTGCTCAGTACTGATGTATCCCTCATTTTGTTTGTTACAGGATATCAGGACGGGGCAGACGATTGGGCGTGACACTGAAAGACATGGATTGTACTATGTGGATGAGGTAACTCAAGGTGGTACTGTGATGCTTGCACATGGATCTACTGAGAGAGAAGCATGgctatggcatagaagactgGGACATCCCTCAGTTAGTTATTTGCATACTTTACTTCCCGATTTATTTCCATTGAATAAACCCGTAACTTATGAAACTTGCATTTTGGCTAAAAGTCACAGAAAAACCTTTCGACCTAATAATACTAGAGTTAAGGTACCCTTTTCTTTGGTACATTCTGATGTGTGGGGACCTGCTCCCATACTAGGTGGTCAAGGTTTTCAATATTATGTTACCTTTGTTGATGATTGCACAAGAATGACACGggtttattttttgaaacataaaAGTGAAGTATGTGATAAATTTATTGCCTTCTATACCCTagttcaaaatcaattcaaaacaACCATACAAATTCTTCATTCAGATAATGGGAGAGAATTTGTTAATTCACaaatgaaaacttttttttcagtctaaaggagtaattcaccaaACCTCTTGTCCACATAcaccagaacaaaatggtgtcgctGAACGAAAAAATCGCTTTCTTTTGGAAATAACTATGGCTCTCATCCTTGAATCACAAGTTCCTAAATCCTTTTGGCCAGAAGCCATAGCTACCGCTACATATCTGATTAACCGGCTACCAACAAAaattctaaaaagtaaaacaccaTTGAACACATTACAACAATACACCAACATTCCTGAACTACTAACCCTACAACCTAGAGTATTTGGGTGTACCGTATTTGttcatattcccaaaacatacCGAGATAAACTTGCTCCATGTGCTGAAAAGTGCGTCTTCGTGGGGTATGGGAATAATCAAAAAGGATACAGATGTTATCATCCGAGCACTCGTCGTGTATTCACCACCATGAATTGTGATTTTCTTGAAACCAAATATTACTACTCAACCCAACACAGTGGTCAAGGGGAGGAACAAAGTGACACACTAAGTTGGTTGAAAGCTGGCGTgaatttcaaagaaaatcaCGGTACCATGACATCTGAGTCCTCATCTCCTCCCAATTACAGTGCCACCGAAGAGTCTGTCTCTGTCCCGAACCTAGTCTCTGAGGTAAGTAATTCTCATCTCATAGGGGAACAATCAGATAATATCACTAATGAAATTGTGTTAGAACCTGGTGATGAGAATATACAGGAACATGAGCATGAAGAGCCGGTTGCTATTGTTGAACAAATACCTGAAGAATTACCAAGGAAGTATGTTCTTCCAGAAAGATCAACTAGAGGGATCCCAACAAAGCGATACTCTTCAGAAAATATCAGCAGAGGCACTAAGTATCCTATGGTCAATATAGCCAAGGGAACTCTCTCCAAAAAAGCAAAAGCTTTCACTGCGAGTCTCTACTTAGAACAAATAATTCCTTCAAACGTAGAACAAGCCTTAAAGTCAGAAAACTGGAAAGAAGCTATGGAAAGTGAAATGGAAGCTTTAAGAAGAAATGAAACATGGGACAAATGTGACTTGCCACAAGGAAAGAAACCAGTAGGGTGTCGGTGGATTTTTACAGTGAAGTACAAGCCAGATGGAATGATTGAAAGGTATAAAGCTTGATTGGTTGCGAAAGGGTATACTCAAACATATGGTATTGATTACTCTGAAACATTCTCTCCAGTTGCAAAAATTGATACCATAAGAGTCCTGTTTTTGATAGCTGCAAAACAGAATTGGCCGCTTCACCAGTTTGATGTAAAAAATGCATTTCTCTATGGGGAAttaaaagaagaagtgtatatgGAAGAACCACTTGGCTTTACTCAAAACTTTAAACCAAGAGAAGTGTGTCGGTTGAAGAAAGCCTTGTACGGCTTAAAGCAGTCTTCGAGGGCATGGTTTGGTATGTTCACACAAGCAATGAAAAGGTATGGGTTCAGACAAAGTAACTCAGATCATACTCTTTTTCTTAAACACAACAAAGGTCATGTGACATGTCtaataatttatgttgatgacatgattATAACTGGAGATGATAAAGAAGAGATAGAGAAGCTAAATCAGGGTTATTTGCTGAATTTGAATGAAAAGTCTAggaaatttaaaatatttcctTGGAATTGAAGTAATGAGATCACAACAAGGAATATTCATCTGTCAGAAGAAGTACATACTAGATGTTCTTGCTGAAACAAGAATGATTGATTGCAAACCTGCTAACACACCTATGATGATGAACCAGAATTTGTTCATAAGAAATGGAGCTAAATTGGCAGACAGTGAAAGGTATCAACGAATAGTAGGGAAACTGATATACCTCTCACTCGTCCTGACATAGCATATGCTGTTGAAATAGTCAGCCAGTTCATGCATCAACCTTAGAGAGAACATATGGATGCAGTGGTGAGGATCATCCGATATCTCAAAGGAACACCTGGTCATGGGGTCCTGTTCAGACCAAATGGGAACTTGAAAATACAGATATATACAGATGCAGACTGGGATGGAGACAAAGGAAACAAGCGATCAACATCAGGATACTTCTCATTAGTAGGAGGGAACCTGGTAACGTAGAGAAGCAAAAAACAGAAGGTTGTATCGTTATCCAGTGCTGAAGCTGAATTTAGAGGAATAGCCAAGGGATTAGCAGAAGTACTATGGATCCGGAAACTTGTATCTGAAGTTGGGTTTCCACCAAAAGAAAGCACTCAGATCATGTGTGATAATGAAGCAGCAATCCAAATTTCAGAAAATCCTGTACAGCATGATCGAACAAAGCATGTTGAAGTTGATAGGCACTTTATCAAGGAAAAGTTAGAAGCTGGGACCATTTATACCGTTTGTCAAGTCTTCAGACCAACTAGCAGACATACTGACCAAAGCAGTGGGAACAACTATCTTTCACAAGTGTCTATGCAAGTTAAATATTGGTGATCCcactattcaacttgagggggagtgttgaaaaggaaaaagattataacaccccgctaaagcggaatatacgggatgcacagataagcacaatcgcacacagtacaagttccaacacagccattactATATTTAAAGAACGGAAGTATGattgttattacagaacatgaaTGAACTTAGAATAGTCAATATTTGGAAGACATAACAATTGTCTTTAAGAACAAAACTTGCACTGATGTAGCAAGGAAGATCTTCATAGCTCCGGAACTTGTACGCTTGAACAATCTCCAAAAGTATGAGTTTAGAAAGGAAGACTCATATGCTAAAGAACtatgaacctagcctgaaaagcatgtaagttcaaaaggtcaactacaaaagtagttggtgagattcacataatgtactgttagtttacatatacgtatatatgtataataagaacaagatcataagtttttGTACGTCGAaaaaatttactttataataataaggactaggtcaagatctgcactttgaacataagtacttcaTGATAataagaactaggtcaagaactACACTTTGAACACAAGCACTTTATAATAGTATGAATAGAACaataacatataataaactttagTTATAAGTTTTCACTGCTAAACcaattggccagaactgaaccttaatgtaatagtatgctcatatagctcaagtacgtcaagtaagatctatgtcagaacaatgacatgaacaagaacaagtaatatgcatcctcctgaactgtggagaatgagggtgggcctaccctaaacagcgctgtccataattacctacggttcattccctgaactgtgggatatgaattgattgcagtgaacaagaactgaacaactacatgtacgaactagaacataataaagatcaagtacagtagtataaacatatttaagatcctgcccattcaagacttaaatacccttcaaacagtttaagaatcatttcataagtagttcaagatcaagcTAATAATATAGTACGTAAGATAGTTCACGAACACATGTACAGgtacgaaaatagttttcatgcttttcagtccccgataaagaactttgaacaaatgtacgaaagggggattagtgaactcacagtgatctggtacaagcacaagtAGTATTAgtacagagaacaagcacaaagATAGATGAGTATATCTATCCAAATCCTGGCACGTCTTGATGGATTCCTAAGCACATAATGATCATAAAGAAGTAtgtatattagttcatgtgattattcaATCACAAAATgcccttgatgaactgatgatttggtcctttgaagatctttgaacgttttgactcaaaagatttttaaatgaactttaagtacatgaactggactcgaacttaacgtctttgaactcacaaataagtacttatcgtgttaatgagttgaacatgtctttaatgatgaacttttagtctttagaactcattttaattgatcatagaactcgtactttgataattaagataaaacatgttttatttgcacttaattagggtttgcactttgtacgttaTCTTAGATCGAACCATGATCTAGCTTTGGTGTAGATGATCAGCCTTAAATGTGTTTAATCGagtaatgatgttgttatgaactgattagatgattaaggatcaagtgtggtatgTTATAAAACAAGTACGTGTTGTTATATGAGTGCACAAAGTCATCCTAGGGTTTTGgacatcaagatcgtcctagctttcaactcaagatcgtcttataGTCTCCAAGCTCAAGATCATCCCAATGAATCAAGATCAGGATCGTCCTAGTAGTCTGAGTACAAGATCGTCCCATGATAGCatgttcaagatcgtttcaaggtaaGGAGATCCAAAATCGCTTTGGTATATATAGAGTACAAGGTCGTTTTAATGTTTAAGCCAAGTCAGGATCGTTTCATCAGACAgagctcaagatcgttttgggTTCCTggtttcaagatcgtcccaattTCAAGGACAAGTATAagaacaagatcgtttcacgaACAaatgtttgagctaaaccaatccaaaggatcggttacccataATACGTACCAATAACagcacaacaccacacaagatcgaacgaaCATGAACCATGAACAAGGAAGGCAGCCTCGGAAGATCTTgggacaagatcgtcccacccAGGATCGTCCCATGATCCCAGACGAGCTGAACAAGAACAAAATGTGATACAAGGATCTAGATTGATTTCAGGACTTGCTAAAACATAGCACTCgcacatatatgcatattaacATTAACCCGTAACACTTTTAatgcttttcaagatcaaataacACATGAAAAAGTCATAACCTCAAGAACAGgtttactttcactttcacaaaatgggttttgtaaattaaagcaagttatgacccaaatttgttcacaaacatgtcattaaacacatttagacacgaatccattaatcattaacacgatttcatatcaaaattggaccaaatcatcaagaacataaagttggaaaagttcacttttaatttgatcaaaaactcataatttgttgttgttacctgagctttgattccagaaacacgttttgattatcacaaggatgctagaagtacaagtgatttcgatttaacaatccaaaatcaaaggatgaatttttGGGTGAAAAATGTGGCTGCAAGGTGTTTTAGTGTGAGAAAgtagagagaagaagagaaggaATAGTGAtagtttttctctctctaaggttctcatcttttcaatatatacattTCCCATATTTAATTGACTTCATAATTGAAAGGACCATTTGCGGACATTGTGAACTAGAACCTTAATGAGCATGAaagtttatgaaccgaactttatTATCTCATTGCACACTATCATGAACccgtcatataaatcaagattttagatcaaattgaccttcttATAAGCACATAATGGAGGTCTACAGTAcatcaagaacttagataaattgaactgtctgccattctaatggcaaatgtacatttttaagaacttaataagaacatttctaagacggttgttacaaaaaTTGCAGGATCAGAATTCTTCATCATTTCCATAATAAGAAGATTGCTATCATTAATTCATAGTTATCATCTAGTAATTTACAGCCAATAGTTTCCTTCTTTAGTTTATCAACTCATGTATAAATCTCGATATATTGGACATTGTAAGATTCAATTCAAGCAATACAAAACACACAATTCTCATATATTGTTTATCAGTAGGTGACGCGTAGCACAAATTTTTTTCGTTAGCCTCGTATCGTCGCAAAGTAACGATAACGCCTAGACTTTAACAGTTTTTAGCACCCTTTTAAGGATTTTTGTCTATTTTTAGTGGGTTCTTAAGAGTTTTTGGCACTTTTAGagtatttttttcatatttattagcTCAAATGCATCTTTATAAGCTATATTGATAGGAAAatctttcaaaagtttaaaatttgatGCATTGACTAGTatctcatatttatttgacatgtaGAACCAATctaaaatacatcatttttaaaaaaaattatactacaAAAATTTAACAGACACATACCTCAGGCTACCCCTAGTATTAGTGTAGTTCTGCCAGTGTCTTTAGGTAGCGGGTGGTTTTCCAGAGACAAACAAGCTTGGGGAGGGAGGTTTTGGAGGGGTTTATGTCACACCCCACCCTAGGCGGAAttgtaggatatgacgaaaagatataccaatagcacatggactttataatagagtcatactaaatgaaattcaaataaatgtaaattccacaagcggaaagtctaggcaacatgcctcaaatatcaaaagaagtAGCAAATTTCAAATAGAGTTCAATGTTTCAAATGCAATCTAgaagtccatgaaggatctctttattggtcttcctaaagtccataagctcactctccttaagcattgttattacctgaaaatgaatgctcaaaaatgtcaacataacgttggtgagtttgtaggtttaaaggaatacaaatgagtttgttgtgcatgatatatgaggtttggacaatagtataaatataaacatgtactAGCATGTATGCCTACCAAATAccgatcaatgccatcatagttttcCAACAACACAAACTCATCACTGCTTGCCAATAACACAATCACATCACTACTTGCCAACATCTCAATTACACActgtaataccaacaactaccagctggagtatatagttggtcgatagatttcaaatagtcttcaatagatatcaacagacatctattgcatcatagaatcaacacaaacaagctagcatacacatttcataattacacgtatttgttcaagaaaacaaataagttttggcacaactactaaagaaatgaaaagtgtttcgagcatcattttccctcaaataaataaaataaaaaggggtcacgaaactcacctcaacaagcaagtagttatgcaagtCCAACAAgatcgctagaatctacacaacatatatatataaacaagttacaattatggacatggtcaagaaccgtccattgtaacccgtatttgatgatgtacatatatggctactttcaaaaatattcacaactgatttgtcatatattattaagttacaagtcacataacttaatatagagtatttgttttaatgatttatgattgaaATCTATAAGCTCATATtcgctgaaatttttggtaaatttatctattttttattaagatGAAACGACCAATTtaagttttcaaatcttaactactatAACTttagagtgttataaacttatttgaatttttaattaatttatttcacacgttaactatttttaaaaattacataatcacagactagtcagaaaattcactgtttgcgcgcagaaaagttttataaaagttgagggtcttcgaagcttcaaaaaaaatccaaatttttactgtacactcttaacatcttaaaaatatttctggcaaaaaaataatcttccagttcGTAAAATcaaccaagatatgactatttgaattcGACCTAAATCAGTTCGGAAAACttagctttgcgcagttttgttataaaattcgtttgacaaccttaaacttcatattttgacacgaaaccacttccaccagaaattAGACTTCCTGAACTTTATTTTAGATACCAAAAatgtgacttaaccatcttccatgaccaagatacgacctttcaaagttaactaaccgaatctgtccagattctgaaataacccaaacttactgttttaaaaactactacaactaatattaatatataaacttttaaatctttccaacacctatttatatctgttattatgattttcatgccttcataattgaatttctctaattacattaattattatgatacaataaatacataaacttttaacattaatatgatttatacttcaatcttttgatttaaccctaaaaaaaaccatttcattcattattataaattttccataatatatattcatcaaatagtttacttataaataaagattaataaataaaaatatagttatatatataaaaagaaaagataagtaatttaccccaagattgatgatcactccttagataccatgacaaatataaaatataatactataagaattttaactataaacttatataagagatctttataataataatgcaaGTGATTTAAACTCACCAAAATTTCTTTGACAAAGTGATCAAGattctttttgtgttttgtgaTGGAgctttgttgttgttgttcgaCGGCAGGAGAAACCAAagagtttttatatttatttttttttgtttagggtatagttattattatatatatatatatggagataagtgttttagttagtttatgattagacttaatgcataacaagaattctaatggaattaaaattcgtTGCTCACTGtaaattgttaaaatatatatatgaccgaaaattttttactaaacatatgatattttactattactattaccatcttactacttacactgattatatattatttttataattattgattttgttcaccactaaatagcgtatactaatttatcaatgtctagaaataaatatgactaacaactacaagtctagaaattacggggatagttatagtcatttacgtttaggaagatcaaatatttcaatcctaaactattgaaattcaaataatagaaatcccatattggaaatgatcaccacatttctatgcttgttatactatataggtatattgactagtcaagaaatttggaatgtaagttagagactataataa includes the following:
- the LOC122589563 gene encoding L-type lectin-domain containing receptor kinase IX.2-like, yielding MHFFPTISLRTDGMQLIPDRNFTAGQGIYKKWLHIWDRTSNELASFCTKFSSVIESNTINEIYADGLTFFLAENNSVWSLILSRTKSGIHLELSPKDHHAGINSNSLISSIYKKWSINITRKAHCQASVTYDSVSKNLSVFVTDDVYGVIDLNYIIHLRKELLKWVIFGFSAGGRQRFEKVTVTSWSFNSTNLQVDERMAPPPGPGPKKGATGQKVGFIVGLAVVLSFSTIIVCYYLWRRNKHRRHEMGYDADMNKDFEHATGPKRFSYNEILRAVAEPGS